In Mycolicibacterium alvei, a single window of DNA contains:
- a CDS encoding glutamate ABC transporter substrate-binding protein: MRAVAGLLLLAATVMGGCSAAQPLAEVSASRTTLPLPSGAAVTSHVPGVPVESCDATASLHPSTVSGPAVQAIRQRGRLVVGIDQSTNLLSFRDPVSGELRGFDVDIAREVARDLLGDPTRVEFRLLTSPERISALQDGSVDIVVKAMTITCARAEQIAFSTVYLDAHQRLLVPKDSPIDGPADLAGKRVCSQVDTTSLATVARVAPDATLLAVQNWDDCLVALQQGQTDAVSTDDSILAGMAVQDPNLHLVGPGLEAEPYGIGMNKAREDLVRAVNGTLERIRRDGTWSSLYRKWLNVLGDAPRPPEPRYRD; this comes from the coding sequence ATGCGAGCCGTTGCCGGACTTCTCCTGCTCGCCGCGACGGTGATGGGAGGATGTTCCGCGGCGCAACCGCTCGCCGAGGTGTCCGCCTCGCGCACCACGCTGCCGCTGCCCAGCGGGGCCGCCGTGACATCACACGTGCCAGGTGTTCCTGTCGAGAGTTGCGATGCCACAGCGAGTTTGCATCCGTCGACGGTGTCTGGCCCGGCGGTGCAGGCGATTCGGCAACGGGGCCGACTGGTGGTCGGTATCGACCAGAGCACCAATCTGTTGAGTTTTCGCGATCCGGTCTCAGGTGAACTGCGCGGCTTCGACGTCGACATCGCCCGCGAGGTGGCCCGCGATCTGCTCGGCGATCCCACCAGGGTGGAGTTCCGCCTGCTGACCTCACCCGAGCGCATCAGTGCGCTGCAGGACGGCTCGGTCGACATCGTCGTGAAGGCCATGACGATCACCTGTGCCCGTGCGGAGCAGATCGCCTTCTCCACGGTGTATCTCGACGCGCACCAGCGGTTGCTGGTGCCGAAGGATTCGCCGATCGACGGGCCCGCAGATCTGGCCGGGAAACGGGTGTGTTCACAGGTGGACACCACCTCCCTGGCGACTGTCGCCCGGGTGGCACCCGACGCGACCCTGCTCGCGGTTCAGAATTGGGACGACTGCCTGGTGGCACTGCAGCAGGGGCAGACCGATGCGGTCAGCACCGACGACTCGATACTGGCCGGCATGGCGGTGCAGGATCCCAACCTGCACCTGGTGGGCCCCGGCCTGGAGGCCGAGCCCTACGGCATCGGGATGAACAAAGCCCGCGAGGATCTGGTCCGGGCAGTCAACGGCACCCTGGAACGGATCCGGCGCGACGGCACCTGGTCGTCGCTGTACCGGAAGTGGCTCAACGTTCTCGGCGATGCGCCGCGTCCGCCGGAGCCGAGGTACCGGGACTGA
- a CDS encoding serine/threonine-protein kinase, with the protein MAGQEGTRAVLVTESAPVKAEGTPTTRPRLRTGRRRVGNGLVEIPIRGDIEPASAILANPVVAEEKRVCPGCERPVGQGSAGQPGSSDGVCPRCGAIFSFSPHLETGELVAGQYDVQGCIAHGGVGWIYLAIDRNVSDRWVVLKGLLQPGGQQAQQIAVAERQFLAMVNHPGIVKIYNFVEHPGFDGRPVGYIVMEYIGGTTLEAILAEQQAASGEEARQMMPVEQALGYLLDLMPSLFYLHSLGLVYNDLKPENIMLTEDNVELIDLGAVSGVEEFGYIYGTKGFQAPEIVRTGPTVATDVYTVGRTLAKLTVDLPNDRYAETLPTRDEVPLFEQYESFYRLLVRATNPRPAQRFSSVDEMADQCRGVLHEILAEQTGSPAPRTSTLFSPPRSTFGADLALRSTDVFVDGRRRTVALDARDIACALPEPVQVEESDDDWRIEWDDGIAGLQAGDLGTSLTCFERVVALLPGEAAPKLAAAATAELLLDTDDAPDAERLRALAERYYRTLWRTDHAMVSAAFGLARVLFHRGDRVGAIDVLDQIPVTSRHYGEAQLTSVVLLLEGRSSADITEADLRDAARRVGGLPETEARVLQIRALVLGTALDWRRSGAVNACGERLLGHDFDQRGLRVGVEEALRELARHSPRRRHRYRLVDVANSIRPPSWM; encoded by the coding sequence ATGGCAGGACAAGAGGGAACGCGAGCCGTCCTGGTGACCGAATCGGCACCGGTCAAGGCCGAGGGCACGCCGACAACCCGTCCGCGGTTGCGCACCGGGCGGCGGCGCGTCGGCAATGGCTTGGTCGAGATCCCGATCCGAGGGGACATCGAACCCGCCAGTGCTATTCTCGCCAACCCTGTTGTCGCCGAGGAGAAACGGGTGTGCCCCGGCTGCGAACGCCCAGTGGGGCAGGGCAGTGCCGGACAACCCGGCTCCAGCGACGGGGTGTGTCCACGGTGCGGTGCCATTTTCTCGTTCTCACCGCATCTGGAGACCGGGGAGTTGGTGGCCGGTCAGTACGACGTCCAGGGCTGCATCGCACACGGCGGTGTCGGCTGGATCTATCTGGCGATCGACCGCAATGTCAGCGATCGGTGGGTGGTGCTGAAAGGTCTGCTCCAGCCCGGAGGACAGCAGGCGCAGCAGATCGCTGTCGCCGAAAGGCAATTCCTCGCGATGGTGAATCACCCCGGCATCGTCAAGATCTACAACTTCGTCGAACATCCTGGCTTCGATGGCCGCCCGGTGGGTTACATCGTGATGGAGTACATCGGCGGAACGACTCTGGAAGCCATCCTGGCGGAGCAGCAGGCTGCCTCGGGTGAAGAAGCCAGACAGATGATGCCGGTGGAGCAGGCACTCGGCTATCTGCTCGACCTCATGCCGTCGCTGTTTTATCTGCACTCACTGGGCCTGGTCTACAACGACCTCAAGCCGGAGAACATCATGCTCACCGAGGACAACGTCGAGTTGATCGACCTGGGCGCGGTTTCGGGCGTCGAGGAGTTCGGATACATCTACGGCACCAAAGGATTTCAGGCACCCGAGATCGTGCGGACCGGACCTACCGTCGCCACGGACGTCTATACGGTCGGCCGTACGCTGGCCAAACTGACCGTGGACCTGCCGAACGACCGCTACGCCGAGACGTTGCCCACCCGCGACGAGGTGCCGCTGTTCGAACAGTACGAGTCCTTCTACCGCTTGCTTGTCCGCGCTACCAACCCCCGCCCAGCACAACGGTTCTCGTCGGTGGACGAGATGGCCGACCAGTGCCGGGGTGTGCTCCACGAGATTCTCGCCGAGCAGACCGGTTCGCCGGCCCCGAGGACCTCAACGCTGTTCAGCCCGCCGCGCTCCACCTTCGGTGCCGATCTGGCGTTGCGGAGCACCGATGTATTCGTCGACGGCCGTCGACGCACCGTTGCCCTGGACGCCCGCGACATCGCCTGCGCCTTGCCTGAACCCGTGCAGGTCGAGGAGTCCGACGATGACTGGCGAATCGAGTGGGACGACGGGATCGCCGGCCTGCAGGCCGGCGACCTCGGGACGTCCCTGACCTGTTTCGAGCGTGTCGTCGCCCTGCTTCCCGGTGAGGCCGCACCCAAGTTGGCGGCGGCCGCGACGGCGGAACTGTTGCTGGACACCGACGACGCGCCGGACGCGGAACGCTTGCGGGCCTTGGCCGAACGGTACTACCGCACGTTGTGGCGTACCGACCACGCGATGGTGAGCGCAGCGTTCGGCCTGGCTCGCGTCCTCTTCCACCGCGGCGATCGGGTGGGAGCGATCGACGTGCTCGACCAGATCCCGGTGACCTCGCGCCACTACGGTGAAGCCCAACTGACGTCGGTGGTGCTGCTGCTCGAGGGGCGGTCCAGCGCGGACATCACCGAGGCAGACTTACGCGATGCCGCGCGGCGGGTGGGTGGCCTGCCCGAGACCGAGGCACGCGTTTTGCAGATCCGAGCGCTCGTCCTCGGCACCGCCCTCGACTGGCGCCGCTCGGGCGCGGTGAATGCCTGCGGGGAACGGCTTCTCGGCCATGACTTCGACCAACGGGGACTACGCGTCGGTGTCGAGGAAGCGTTGCGGGAGCTTGCGCGACACTCGCCGCGGCGGCGTCACCGCTACCGCCTTGTCGACGTGGCGAATTCGATCCGGCCGCCGAGCTGGATGTGA
- a CDS encoding TetR/AcrR family transcriptional regulator, whose amino-acid sequence MKRVQVVRGYGGISAADRRTERRSKLLAAGRQIWGESGITEVTVRAVCSAAGLTSRYFYEQFETRDALLFAISDDVRDQLLTALVNAGVGDPGKLADKLRSALTAFLEIIAADPHIHRIATGDVSSVAGLTEHRTHILEMITGLIVQLAPDVLQSAAPGPAELRRGAQFMVGGVNQIIEAWLEDPAETPEELAAECATLCVAVVRGVTRSDV is encoded by the coding sequence ATGAAGCGCGTACAGGTGGTGCGCGGATACGGCGGCATCAGCGCGGCCGACCGCCGCACCGAACGACGGAGCAAGCTGCTCGCCGCGGGACGACAGATCTGGGGCGAATCCGGGATCACCGAGGTGACCGTACGTGCCGTCTGCAGTGCCGCCGGGTTGACGTCACGCTACTTCTACGAGCAGTTCGAGACCCGAGACGCATTGCTGTTCGCCATTTCCGACGATGTCCGGGATCAGTTGCTGACCGCGCTGGTGAACGCCGGCGTCGGCGACCCGGGCAAGCTGGCCGACAAACTCCGGTCGGCACTCACCGCATTCCTCGAGATCATCGCGGCCGACCCGCACATCCACCGCATCGCCACCGGCGATGTCAGCAGCGTCGCCGGACTGACCGAGCACCGCACACACATCCTGGAGATGATCACCGGCCTGATCGTCCAGCTCGCACCGGATGTGCTGCAGTCGGCGGCGCCGGGCCCGGCCGAATTGCGCCGTGGCGCACAGTTCATGGTCGGCGGGGTGAACCAGATCATCGAAGCCTGGCTCGAGGACCCCGCGGAAACGCCCGAGGAACTCGCGGCCGAATGCGCCACCCTCTGCGTCGCCGTGGTTCGCGGCGTCACCCGGTCGGACGTTTAG
- a CDS encoding glycoside hydrolase, protein MGKRRLAGGAGRLLALAASVALAGGMVYAQSTESKWRPEAPSVTPPPSSQPPVPVPAQAELVAASAPVVARDFQFSLPKGPAPEGGLQLKTIWVARAIAVMFPEITTIGGYRQDALKWHPNGLAIDVMIPNYHSKQGIELGNQIAGFALANAERWGVLHAIWRQGLYPGIGAPHWTADYGNETANHFDHVHIATDGGGYPTGHETYFLGSISR, encoded by the coding sequence GTGGGGAAACGACGGTTGGCCGGCGGCGCAGGACGCTTGCTGGCACTTGCCGCCTCGGTCGCTCTCGCCGGGGGCATGGTGTATGCGCAGAGCACCGAGTCGAAGTGGCGTCCGGAGGCCCCATCGGTAACACCGCCGCCCAGCAGTCAGCCACCGGTGCCGGTCCCGGCTCAGGCCGAGTTGGTGGCGGCCAGCGCACCCGTCGTGGCCCGTGACTTCCAGTTCTCCCTGCCGAAAGGCCCGGCGCCCGAGGGCGGGCTGCAACTCAAGACGATCTGGGTGGCCCGTGCCATCGCTGTGATGTTCCCCGAGATCACCACGATCGGCGGGTATCGGCAGGACGCGCTGAAGTGGCACCCCAACGGTCTGGCCATCGACGTGATGATCCCGAACTACCACTCCAAGCAGGGCATCGAGCTCGGAAATCAGATCGCCGGTTTCGCCCTGGCCAACGCCGAACGTTGGGGTGTGCTGCATGCGATCTGGCGTCAGGGCCTCTATCCCGGGATCGGCGCACCGCACTGGACCGCGGACTACGGCAACGAGACTGCCAATCACTTCGACCATGTGCACATCGCCACCGACGGTGGCGGGTATCCCACCGGGCACGAGACCTATTTCCTGGGGTCGATAAGCCGCTAG
- a CDS encoding acyltransferase family protein, with amino-acid sequence MPIDEVVPTSDTVARDTTRDRDRAVDVARLGALLVVMFGHCALLLATIDSGGVRVGNILGALPALAPVTWVLQVMPLFFMAGGAAGAYSWRDGRPWGEWLLARAQRLCRPVFWYLAVWTVVLPVVHATMGASSASALGRECVALLWFLGVYLVALAFVPALMRLTTGRTLAWVVAGLLTTSAVVDAIRFAVGTPEAGTANLIIVWLIPVVIGVAYARHLICARRALGIAVVALTAQVILALTGIYDVSLVVTGTERVSNVSPPTLLLALQCIWMPCLFIAAANPVRRWAARPRVWYVVAMGNGGAMTLYLWHIPVIAIAAFSLHALGLDAFDPHAPGFWAHLALRAAVFAVLMAVAFRLLSPLEHRPLPWWDSRVLISGPRSVLTGVLLCVAGTTLTLMAKNGLDGVLGWSALVGFVIAVVAARASAGRAVTV; translated from the coding sequence ATGCCCATCGATGAGGTCGTTCCGACCTCGGACACCGTCGCCCGCGACACCACACGCGACCGCGACCGCGCCGTCGACGTGGCGCGCCTGGGCGCCCTGCTCGTGGTCATGTTCGGGCACTGTGCCCTGCTGTTGGCCACCATCGACTCCGGCGGCGTGCGGGTCGGCAACATCCTCGGCGCGTTGCCTGCGCTGGCCCCGGTTACCTGGGTGCTGCAGGTGATGCCGCTGTTTTTCATGGCCGGTGGGGCCGCGGGCGCCTACAGCTGGCGCGACGGACGACCCTGGGGAGAATGGCTGCTCGCCCGCGCACAACGGCTGTGCCGGCCGGTGTTCTGGTACCTGGCCGTGTGGACGGTGGTCCTGCCGGTGGTCCACGCGACGATGGGAGCCTCGTCCGCGTCGGCACTCGGGCGCGAATGCGTGGCGCTGCTGTGGTTCCTGGGCGTCTACCTGGTGGCGCTCGCCTTTGTCCCGGCGCTGATGCGCCTGACCACCGGTCGGACCCTGGCCTGGGTGGTCGCCGGACTGCTCACCACGTCCGCGGTGGTGGATGCGATCCGGTTCGCAGTGGGAACGCCCGAGGCGGGCACCGCCAACCTGATCATCGTTTGGCTGATCCCGGTCGTGATCGGGGTGGCCTATGCGCGTCACCTGATCTGTGCACGGCGGGCGCTGGGGATCGCAGTCGTCGCCTTGACCGCGCAGGTAATCCTCGCTCTCACCGGTATTTACGACGTGTCCCTGGTCGTCACCGGAACCGAGCGGGTGTCCAACGTGTCACCTCCGACGCTGCTGCTGGCACTGCAGTGCATCTGGATGCCATGTCTGTTCATCGCCGCCGCGAACCCGGTCCGGCGCTGGGCCGCCCGTCCACGCGTCTGGTACGTGGTGGCGATGGGCAACGGGGGAGCCATGACGCTGTACCTGTGGCACATCCCGGTGATCGCGATCGCCGCGTTCAGCCTGCACGCTCTCGGCCTTGACGCCTTCGATCCACATGCCCCGGGCTTCTGGGCCCACCTTGCCCTGCGCGCAGCCGTTTTCGCCGTTCTCATGGCGGTGGCTTTCCGGCTGCTGTCACCACTGGAACACCGTCCGCTTCCGTGGTGGGACAGCCGGGTTCTGATCAGCGGGCCCCGGTCGGTACTGACCGGTGTCCTGCTGTGCGTCGCCGGTACCACATTGACGCTGATGGCCAAGAACGGGCTCGACGGTGTGCTGGGATGGTCAGCACTCGTCGGATTCGTCATCGCGGTCGTCGCTGCGCGGGCCAGCGCGGGCAGGGCTGTCACGGTCTGA
- the aceA gene encoding isocitrate lyase ICL2 gives MATTDANAQTNSSFEKDVEATQAYIDSPRFEGITRLYTARQVAEQRGTIPSDYPVAREAATAFYPHLRELFAQKKSITTFGPYSPGQAVVMKRMGIGGIYLGGWATSAKGSISEDPGPDLASYPLSQVPDEAAGLVRALLTADRNQQYLRLRMTPEQQAASPVYDYRPFIIADADTGHGGDPHVRNLIRRFVESGVPGYHIEDQRPGTKKCGHQGGKVLVPSDEQIKRLNTARFQLDIMRVPGIIVARTDAEAANLIDSRADERDQPFLLGATNLSVPTYKSCFLAMVRRFYDQGVTELNGHLLYALPDGEYATAEAWLERQGITNTIDEAAKGHRSGDSVDALFDKVESAFVEAWQADAGLNTYGEAVAELLEYREREGEPIAMGADDWRTFAARASLYTAQEKARELGVDVAWDCERVKTPEGYYQVRGGIPYAIAKSLAATPFADILWMETKTADLADAKQFADAIHAEYPDQMLAYNLSPSFNWDTTGMTDDEMRAFPEELGKMGFVFNFITYGGHQVDGVACEEFATSLQQEGMLALARLQRKMRLVESPYRTPQTLVGGPRSDAALAASSGRTATTKSMGAGSTQHQHLVQTEVPKKLLEEWLAMWGDHYKIGENLRVQLRPRRAGSDVLDLGIYGSGDEPLANVVVDPIKDRHGRNILTVRDQNTFAEKLRKKRLMDLIHVWLIHRFKPEIVYYVTPTEDNLYQTEKMKAHGIFSDVYQEVGEIIVADVNQARIDELLAPDREALGRLIRKED, from the coding sequence ATGGCCACCACCGACGCCAACGCACAGACCAACTCGTCGTTCGAGAAGGATGTCGAGGCCACGCAGGCCTACATCGACAGCCCTCGGTTCGAGGGCATCACCCGGCTGTACACGGCGCGGCAGGTCGCTGAGCAGCGCGGCACCATCCCGTCGGATTATCCGGTGGCCCGCGAGGCCGCCACCGCGTTCTATCCTCACCTTCGCGAGCTGTTCGCCCAGAAGAAGAGCATCACCACCTTCGGGCCGTATTCGCCGGGCCAGGCGGTGGTGATGAAACGGATGGGCATCGGGGGTATCTACCTGGGCGGCTGGGCCACTTCGGCGAAGGGCTCGATCAGCGAAGATCCCGGGCCCGACCTGGCGAGTTACCCACTGAGCCAGGTACCCGACGAGGCGGCCGGGCTGGTCCGTGCCCTGCTGACCGCCGATCGCAATCAGCAGTACCTGCGGTTGCGGATGACCCCGGAGCAGCAAGCAGCATCACCCGTCTACGACTACCGGCCCTTCATCATCGCCGACGCCGATACCGGCCACGGCGGCGATCCGCACGTGCGCAACCTGATCCGCCGCTTCGTCGAGTCCGGGGTGCCGGGCTACCACATCGAGGATCAGCGTCCCGGCACCAAGAAGTGCGGTCACCAGGGCGGCAAGGTGCTGGTGCCGTCGGACGAGCAGATCAAGCGGCTCAACACCGCCCGGTTCCAGCTGGACATCATGCGGGTGCCCGGCATCATCGTCGCGCGCACCGACGCCGAGGCGGCCAACCTGATCGACAGCCGCGCCGACGAGCGCGACCAACCGTTCCTACTGGGGGCGACGAACCTCTCGGTGCCCACCTACAAGTCGTGCTTCCTGGCGATGGTGCGCCGGTTCTACGACCAGGGCGTCACCGAACTCAACGGCCACCTGCTCTACGCGCTGCCCGACGGTGAGTACGCGACCGCCGAGGCTTGGCTGGAACGCCAGGGCATCACGAACACGATCGACGAGGCCGCCAAGGGTCACCGGTCCGGCGATTCGGTGGATGCCCTGTTCGACAAGGTCGAGTCGGCGTTCGTCGAAGCGTGGCAGGCCGACGCCGGCCTGAACACCTACGGCGAGGCGGTCGCCGAACTGCTGGAATACCGGGAACGCGAGGGTGAGCCGATCGCGATGGGCGCCGACGACTGGCGTACCTTCGCCGCGCGGGCATCGCTGTACACGGCGCAGGAGAAGGCGCGCGAGCTGGGCGTCGACGTGGCTTGGGACTGCGAGCGGGTGAAGACCCCCGAGGGCTACTACCAGGTTCGCGGCGGCATTCCGTATGCGATCGCGAAGTCGCTGGCGGCCACGCCGTTTGCCGACATCCTGTGGATGGAGACCAAGACCGCCGACCTGGCCGACGCCAAGCAGTTCGCCGACGCGATCCACGCCGAGTACCCCGACCAGATGCTCGCCTACAACCTGTCACCGTCGTTCAACTGGGACACCACCGGGATGACCGATGACGAGATGCGGGCGTTCCCCGAGGAACTCGGCAAGATGGGGTTCGTCTTCAACTTCATCACCTATGGCGGCCACCAGGTCGACGGCGTGGCGTGCGAGGAGTTCGCCACCTCGCTCCAGCAGGAAGGCATGCTGGCGTTGGCCCGTCTGCAACGCAAGATGCGACTCGTCGAATCTCCCTACCGAACACCGCAAACCCTGGTGGGCGGCCCCCGCAGCGATGCAGCGCTCGCGGCGTCCTCGGGCCGCACCGCCACCACCAAGTCGATGGGCGCCGGCTCCACACAGCACCAGCATCTGGTGCAGACCGAGGTGCCCAAGAAGCTGCTCGAGGAGTGGCTGGCGATGTGGGGCGATCACTACAAGATCGGCGAGAACCTGCGGGTGCAACTGCGACCGCGCCGCGCCGGATCGGACGTGCTCGATCTCGGTATCTACGGCAGCGGTGACGAGCCGCTGGCCAACGTTGTCGTCGACCCCATCAAGGACCGGCATGGCCGCAACATCCTCACGGTGCGCGACCAGAACACCTTCGCCGAGAAGCTGCGCAAGAAGCGCCTGATGGATCTGATCCACGTGTGGCTGATCCACCGGTTCAAGCCGGAGATCGTCTACTACGTGACACCGACCGAGGACAACCTCTATCAGACCGAGAAGATGAAGGCGCACGGCATCTTCAGCGATGTGTACCAGGAGGTCGGCGAGATCATCGTGGCCGACGTGAACCAGGCCCGCATCGATGAGCTGCTGGCACCCGATCGTGAGGCGCTGGGACGGTTGATCCGCAAGGAGGACTGA
- a CDS encoding DUF4267 domain-containing protein, translated as MMADAVALAAGAVRFASGVSFLVDPLRANRLWGARNEPDMTAQLLLRSMGYRDALIGGLLLAAGLRGKDTRGWFLASGGADAADLLGGVAVHDQMPRSQQVIGLGGAVVGIGVGLWGATRRRERATDRQSISPD; from the coding sequence CTGATGGCTGACGCAGTCGCGCTGGCCGCCGGCGCCGTCCGCTTCGCGTCGGGCGTCTCGTTTCTCGTCGACCCGTTGCGAGCCAACCGACTGTGGGGCGCACGGAACGAACCCGACATGACGGCGCAACTGCTGCTGCGGTCGATGGGATATCGCGATGCGCTGATCGGCGGGCTGCTGCTGGCGGCGGGATTACGCGGCAAGGACACTCGCGGCTGGTTCCTGGCCTCCGGCGGTGCCGACGCCGCCGACCTGCTCGGCGGCGTGGCGGTCCACGACCAGATGCCCCGGTCGCAGCAGGTCATCGGCCTCGGGGGAGCCGTGGTCGGCATCGGGGTCGGCCTGTGGGGCGCCACCCGCCGGCGGGAGCGGGCCACCGACCGGCAGTCGATCAGCCCGGACTAG
- a CDS encoding spinster family MFS transporter, translated as MLEAGHPPRRAWSAVALLALVGTLNYVDRFLPSVLAEPIKHDLALSDTAIGVINGFGFLIVYAVLGVVVARVADRGAYGAVIAACLTLWGTMTMLGGAVQSGFQLALTRVGVAVGEAGSTPAAHAYVARNFAPERRAAPLAVITFAIPLASATSLIGGGLLAENLGWRTAFVVIGAFSVVFAPLVLWIVGTRQSLPVAVRQEPDITVKWWALLRKRSFLAVIGGTALVSAAGYSLTTFSPAFLMRTRSMSLSEVGWEYGLATGLAGVLGLLIVGRLADRLAVRDARWLLWIVVATTALLLPASVLAFTVESRVACVWFLALSYVIGTAYLAPSIAAIHRLVLPGQRATASAIFLFFNATLGSVGPFVTGLISDTLTADLGAQALGRALLILVPALQLMAMGCYLIAARWYRDDIIETAA; from the coding sequence GTGCTTGAGGCGGGACACCCACCGCGGCGCGCGTGGTCCGCGGTCGCACTGCTGGCCCTGGTCGGCACCCTCAACTACGTCGACCGATTCCTGCCCTCGGTCTTGGCCGAGCCGATCAAACACGACCTTGCCCTGTCGGACACCGCGATCGGGGTGATCAACGGCTTCGGCTTCCTGATCGTGTACGCGGTGCTCGGCGTCGTGGTGGCCCGGGTCGCCGACCGCGGGGCGTACGGCGCGGTGATCGCCGCCTGTCTGACGCTATGGGGCACCATGACCATGCTCGGCGGTGCCGTGCAATCCGGTTTTCAGCTCGCGCTCACTCGGGTGGGTGTCGCGGTCGGCGAGGCGGGCAGTACCCCGGCCGCGCATGCCTACGTGGCCCGCAATTTCGCCCCGGAACGTCGCGCGGCACCGCTGGCAGTCATTACGTTCGCGATTCCCCTGGCCAGCGCCACCAGCCTGATCGGCGGCGGACTGCTGGCCGAAAATCTCGGCTGGCGAACGGCTTTCGTCGTGATAGGTGCGTTCAGCGTGGTGTTCGCCCCGCTGGTGCTGTGGATCGTCGGGACCCGTCAATCGCTGCCGGTTGCGGTCCGGCAGGAACCGGACATCACGGTCAAGTGGTGGGCGCTGCTGCGTAAACGCAGCTTCCTGGCCGTTATCGGCGGGACGGCGTTGGTCTCGGCCGCCGGTTACTCGCTGACCACATTCTCCCCGGCCTTCCTGATGCGGACGCGGTCCATGTCGCTCAGCGAGGTCGGGTGGGAGTACGGCCTGGCCACCGGCCTGGCCGGGGTGCTCGGGTTGCTGATCGTGGGTCGGCTGGCCGATCGGCTGGCGGTACGCGATGCACGCTGGCTGCTGTGGATTGTGGTGGCGACGACGGCCCTGCTGCTGCCGGCCTCGGTGCTGGCGTTCACCGTCGAGAGCCGCGTGGCGTGCGTGTGGTTCCTGGCTCTGAGTTACGTCATCGGCACGGCGTACCTGGCTCCGTCCATCGCGGCCATCCACCGTCTGGTGCTGCCCGGGCAACGGGCTACCGCGTCGGCGATCTTCCTGTTCTTCAACGCCACCCTGGGGTCCGTCGGTCCGTTCGTCACCGGCCTGATCAGTGACACGCTGACCGCCGACCTCGGCGCGCAGGCGCTGGGACGGGCCCTGCTGATCCTGGTGCCCGCGCTGCAGCTGATGGCAATGGGCTGCTACCTCATCGCCGCACGTTGGTACCGCGACGACATCATCGAGACGGCTGCCTAG
- a CDS encoding SDR family oxidoreductase: MGTYAVTGSASGMGLQVTQRLQDLGHTVIGVDLKEGQVVADLSTPQGRRAAADGVLAACGGVLDGAVLAAGLGPGPGADRNRLIAEVNFLGVVELLEAWRPALAKADRAKVVVISSNSTTTVPIVPRRTIRALMARDTDKAVRSLRLLGRNGSALMYAASKIAVSRWLRTNAVTAAWAGAGIRMNALAPGAILTPLLQAQLADPREGAAVRKFPVPVGGYGDAGHLADWMCFMLSDSADFLCGSVIFVDGGSDAFFRPQEWPKAVPLHRLPRYLWRFTRGVRGA, from the coding sequence ATCGGTACATACGCGGTCACCGGGTCCGCATCCGGCATGGGATTGCAGGTCACCCAACGACTCCAGGATCTCGGACACACCGTGATCGGTGTGGACCTCAAAGAAGGCCAGGTGGTAGCCGACCTGTCCACCCCGCAGGGCCGCCGCGCAGCGGCCGACGGCGTGCTGGCCGCGTGCGGTGGAGTGCTCGACGGGGCCGTGCTGGCCGCCGGCCTCGGCCCTGGCCCGGGGGCCGACCGCAACCGGTTGATCGCCGAGGTCAACTTTCTCGGAGTGGTCGAACTCCTCGAAGCCTGGCGGCCCGCTCTGGCTAAAGCCGACCGTGCCAAAGTCGTAGTGATCTCGAGTAATTCGACGACGACGGTACCGATCGTTCCCCGCCGCACCATCCGCGCATTGATGGCACGCGACACCGACAAGGCGGTCCGATCGCTGCGCCTGTTGGGCCGGAACGGATCGGCCCTGATGTATGCGGCTTCCAAGATTGCGGTGAGCCGCTGGCTGCGGACCAATGCCGTTACCGCGGCCTGGGCCGGAGCCGGTATCCGAATGAACGCGCTGGCCCCGGGCGCCATCCTGACGCCACTCCTACAGGCCCAACTCGCCGATCCGCGCGAGGGTGCCGCCGTGCGGAAGTTCCCGGTACCGGTCGGCGGGTACGGCGACGCAGGCCACCTCGCCGACTGGATGTGTTTCATGCTGTCGGACTCGGCCGATTTCCTCTGTGGCAGTGTGATTTTCGTCGACGGCGGCTCCGATGCCTTCTTCCGCCCCCAGGAGTGGCCGAAGGCCGTGCCGCTGCACCGGTTGCCGCGGTACCTGTGGCGATTCACCCGCGGCGTTCGGGGTGCTTGA